Proteins encoded together in one Carya illinoinensis cultivar Pawnee chromosome 3, C.illinoinensisPawnee_v1, whole genome shotgun sequence window:
- the LOC122305302 gene encoding deoxyhypusine hydroxylase isoform X2: MSFSSCILLITSILEQLLLISRVKLHCFLLRSSNFIVFVSRCEATRDSSNLLAHEAAFALGQMQDEEAIPALISVLNDLSLHPIVRHEAAEALGAIGLETNVPFLKNSLVLDPAQEVRETCELALNRIEQMKSAGGNDEERSPFMSVDPAAPASSCSSVDQLREVLLNEEKGMYERYAALFALRNHGGDEAVSAIIDSLGSHSALLKHEVAYVLGQLQDKAASAALSKILRDVNEHPMVRHEAAEALGSIADLQSVALLEEFVKDLEPIVSQSCEVALSMLEFERSGKSFEYLFMENPLVQ; this comes from the exons atgtcattttcttcGTGCATCCTCTTGATCACTAGTATTCTGGAGCAGCTTTTATTGATTTCCAGAGTAAAATTACATTGTTTCCTGCTAAGAAGCTCAAATTTCATTGTATTTGTTAGTCGATGTGAGG CGACAAGGGATTCGTCAAATTTGTTGGCACACGAGGCTGCATTTGCGTTGGGTCAAATGCAAGATGAGGAAGCTATTCCAGCCCTGATTTCTGTACTCAACGATCTTTCTTTGCATCCCATTGTTCGCCACGAA GCAGCAGAAGCACTGGGTGCAATTGGGTTGGAGACTAATGTTCCTTTCCTGAAAAATAGTTTGGTCTTGGATCCGGCTCAGGAGGTTCGAGAAACCTGTGAATTGGCTCTAAACCGGATTGAGCAAATGAAGAGTGCTGGAGGGAACGATGAAGAAAGATCACCTTTTATGTCTGTTGATCCTGCTGCGCCGGCATCTTCTTGCTCCTCAGTAGATCAGCTAAG GGAAGTACTCTTGAATGAAGAAAAAGGCATGTACGAGAGGTATGCAGCTCTTTTTGCACTTAGAAATCATGGTGGAGATGAAGCTGTTTCTGCTATAATTGATTCTCTGGGTTCTCATAGCGCTCTACTGAAACACGAG GTTGCCTACGTACTAGGTCAACTGCAAGACAAAGCTGCTTCAGCTGCACTTTCCAAAATACTTAGGGATGTGAATGAGCATCCCATGGTTAGACATGAAGCTGCTGAAGCTCTTGGTTCCATTGCAG ATCTCCAAAGTGTAGCACTTCTTGAGGAATTTGTCAAGGATCTTGAGCCTATTGTCTCGCAAAGTTGTGAAGTTGCTCTAAGCATGCTGGAGTTTGAAAGATCAGGAAAATCATTTGAG TACCTTTTCATGGAAAATCCTCTTGTGCAGTAA
- the LOC122305302 gene encoding deoxyhypusine hydroxylase isoform X1, producing MAMGSLNNENDGSRAFGCSPGMEKFLCDRLVDPAQPISERFRALFSLRNLKGPTPRDALILATRDSSNLLAHEAAFALGQMQDEEAIPALISVLNDLSLHPIVRHEAAEALGAIGLETNVPFLKNSLVLDPAQEVRETCELALNRIEQMKSAGGNDEERSPFMSVDPAAPASSCSSVDQLREVLLNEEKGMYERYAALFALRNHGGDEAVSAIIDSLGSHSALLKHEVAYVLGQLQDKAASAALSKILRDVNEHPMVRHEAAEALGSIADLQSVALLEEFVKDLEPIVSQSCEVALSMLEFERSGKSFEYLFMENPLVQ from the exons ATGGCCATGGGTTCTTTGAACAACGAAAACGACGGCTCCCGCGCTTTCGGATGCTCTCCTGGAATGGAGAAGTTCCTCTGCGACCGTTTGGTCGACCCGGCCCAGCCGATCTCGGAGCGTTTTAGAGCCCTCTTCTCCCTTCGCAACCTCAAAGGCCCCACCCCTCGCGATGCCCTTATCCTCG CGACAAGGGATTCGTCAAATTTGTTGGCACACGAGGCTGCATTTGCGTTGGGTCAAATGCAAGATGAGGAAGCTATTCCAGCCCTGATTTCTGTACTCAACGATCTTTCTTTGCATCCCATTGTTCGCCACGAA GCAGCAGAAGCACTGGGTGCAATTGGGTTGGAGACTAATGTTCCTTTCCTGAAAAATAGTTTGGTCTTGGATCCGGCTCAGGAGGTTCGAGAAACCTGTGAATTGGCTCTAAACCGGATTGAGCAAATGAAGAGTGCTGGAGGGAACGATGAAGAAAGATCACCTTTTATGTCTGTTGATCCTGCTGCGCCGGCATCTTCTTGCTCCTCAGTAGATCAGCTAAG GGAAGTACTCTTGAATGAAGAAAAAGGCATGTACGAGAGGTATGCAGCTCTTTTTGCACTTAGAAATCATGGTGGAGATGAAGCTGTTTCTGCTATAATTGATTCTCTGGGTTCTCATAGCGCTCTACTGAAACACGAG GTTGCCTACGTACTAGGTCAACTGCAAGACAAAGCTGCTTCAGCTGCACTTTCCAAAATACTTAGGGATGTGAATGAGCATCCCATGGTTAGACATGAAGCTGCTGAAGCTCTTGGTTCCATTGCAG ATCTCCAAAGTGTAGCACTTCTTGAGGAATTTGTCAAGGATCTTGAGCCTATTGTCTCGCAAAGTTGTGAAGTTGCTCTAAGCATGCTGGAGTTTGAAAGATCAGGAAAATCATTTGAG TACCTTTTCATGGAAAATCCTCTTGTGCAGTAA